The Benincasa hispida cultivar B227 chromosome 9, ASM972705v1, whole genome shotgun sequence genome has a segment encoding these proteins:
- the LOC120086464 gene encoding polygalacturonase At1g48100-like translates to MSSFVLSFAIWFSFISCLLSSSSQARWHHHTKQKHSHHHKHSYISHPPSLSPSPSPSDSPPDDGDYINETNIFDVRAFGAIGNGVVDDTEAFKMAWDTACQSDDSAIMLVPYGYSFMIQSTIFTGPCHGHLMLRVDGTLMPPDGPDAWPKNASRRQWLVFYRIDGMSLEGGGVIDGRGQKWWDLPCKPHKGRNGTTLPGPCDSPIAIRFFMSSNLTVQGLKITNSPQFHFRFDGCKNVHIDSIHIKSPGLSPNTDGIHIENTNGVEIYNSVIYNGDDCVSIGSGSYDLDIRNITCGPSHGISIGSLGVRNSRACVTNITVRDSVIKDSDNGVRIKTWQGGYGAVRGITFSNIHMDNVRNPIIIDQFYCLTKDCINQTSAVSVSDIQYTNIKGTYDIRSPPMHFACSDSVPCTNLTLSEIELLPSQGDIVLDPFCWNAYGDLQTLTIPPVSCLQEGLPSSINLNNDNEYC, encoded by the exons ATGTCTAGTTTTGTGTTGTCATTTGCAAtttggttttcttttatttcttgtcttctttcttcttcttctcaagcTAGATGGCATCATCACACCAAACAAAAACACTCTCATCATCATAAACATAGCTATATTTCGCATCCTCCTTCtctttctccttctccttctccttcggATTCACCGCCAGACGACGGAGATTACATTAATGAGACAAATATTTTCGATGTGAGAGCTTTTGGTGCTATTGGCAATGGTGTTGTAGATGACACGGAGGCGTTCAAGATGGCTTGGGATACGGCATGCCAGAGTGACGACTCTGCGATCATGCTCGTTCCCTATGGCTACTCATTTATGATTCAGTCGACAATCTTCACTGGCCCTTGCCATGGTCATCTCATGTTACGAGTTGATGGTACGTTGATGCCACCGGATGGCCCCGATGCTTGGCCGAAGAATGCTAGTCGTCGCCAATGGTTGGTCTTTTATAGGATTGATGGAATGTCTTTAGAAGGAGGAGGGGTGATTGATGGGAGAGGTCAAAAGTGGTGGGATCTTCCTTGCAAACCACACAAG GGACGAAATGGAACTACATTACCAGGACCATGTGACAGCCCAATT GCTATAAGGTTCTTTATGAGCTCCAATTTGACTGTCCAAGGACTTAAAATCACAAATAGTCCTCAATTCCACTTCAGATTTGACGGTTGCAAGAATGTTCATATCGACTCAATTCACATAAAATCTCCTGGTCTTAGTCCCAATACGGACGGAATCCACATTGAGAACACAAATGGCGTCGAGATATATAATTCAGTCATTTACAATG GGGATGATTGTGTATCAATTGGGTCTGGTTCATATGATTTAGATATCAGAAACATCACTTGTGGACCAAGTCATGGAATCAG TATCGGAAGTCTTGGTGTTCGCAACTCGAGAGCATGTGTTACGAACATCACAGTCAGGGACTCAGTGATCAAAGACTCAGACAATGGAGTTAGGATCAAGACATGGCAAGGTGGATATGGAGCAGTAAGAGGAATAACATTTAGCAACATTCACATGGATAATGTTAGGAATCCCATCATTATAGACCAATTCTATTGCTTAACCAAAGATTGCATCAACCAAACCTCAGCTGTTTCAGTATCAGATATTCAATACACAAACATCAAAGGAACATACGACATTCGGAGCCCGCCTATGCACTTTGCTTGCAGCGACTCCGTCCCGTGTACCAATCTAACGTTGTCGGAGATCGAGCTACTCCCCTCTCAAGGAGATATAGTGTTGGACCCTTTTTGTTGGAATGCATATGGAGATCTTCAAACCCTTACCATTCCCCCTGTCTCATGCTTGCAAGAGGGGCTTCCTTCTTCTATCAACTTAAACAATGATAATGAGTATTGTTAG